The genomic DNA TAGGATAAGAGTAATAACCCTCCCGACAAGAACCAAAGGTTATCCCCCTTCTCTCTATAAGCTCCCTTGCCCTCTGAAGTATAGTGAACCTTAAGTCCCTCTTTAAATAGTAGTAGCCTTCATACCTCTCCGTGTACAGGGGTTCGAGTTTCCTCATAAGTTCAGGAAACTTGGCACGCATCCTAGCCCCAATGTCAGGCCTGAGCTTCAACGTTGAAACAGTTATGTGACTAACGAAGTTTAAAGCCTTCAAAGTCTTCTCGAAGTCTTCCCACGTATAGAACGGTATTATTGGATCAATTCTGGCATAAACTGGAATTCCGGCTTTTTTAGCTTTTTTAAGAGCCTTTATCCTGTCCCTAGGAGAAGGTGCATTAGGTTCAAGCAAGCTTGCCTTCCTTTCATCGACAGTTGTAACGGTGATCCCAACGGCGCATCTTAGCTCGCTCAGTATATCAATATCCCTCTCAAATATATTTGATTTTGTCAAGAGCAGACACCTAACATCGTATCTCTTAAACAGCTCAAGAACCTTTCTAGTTACCCCAAGCTTTTCCTCTACTGTAGGGTAAGGATCGGAAGAGTACGACATGGCGATAATAAATCTCTTGTCAAACTTCCTTAACTCCCTCTCTAAGGAGGGTAGGAGACCCTCTTTAGTTCTAACTTTGAAGGCCTTAGGTATATAACTTGTTATATAGCAGTACACGCATGCGTGGTCGCAACCTGTATATGGGTTCAGGGTATATTTAAAGGGACACGTGCAGAGCTTTGACTTCCAAGGGTCGAATGGCCTTATGTACATCACTTCAAGGTTCGATGGGGAAATAAAAGTGTTATGAAGAAAGTAATGTCAGATGTTGCGAAGGGGGAGAGTAAGATGGGCTGGGAGGTAGGATATAGGAACTGTTCTATAAATGGTAACACAAGCGAACATTTGCTTGCTTTTGTTTTTGTAATTTTAAACTACTATTGTGGTGTGGTAGTCCCGGGTATGTTGGGTTCTAAGCCCGAATGGACACTGCGTAACTGAAGATGTGGGAGCCACAGTTCCCCCGGCAAAAGGTTAAAACAAGTTTAGCATTCTAGCGTTGGGATACCTTAGAGGGAGAGAACCAAAGATGAGAAACGCAAATGACCAATGATGAGCCTCCATCCCCACTGAGATGTGATGAGTGCACATCAGGCTGAGATAACCCTTTTCTACTCCCCTTTCTAACTTTCCCTTGGTGATTTAGGTGGTCAAAATACCGAAGAGTCACCCAAGATACTGGAGCCTCTACTACAGGGAGAAAATAATAGAGGGAATGGAGAAGGGGATAACGGCAAAAGCTGGCCTTATAGCCCACGGAAGAGGAGAAGCCTTTGATTATCTAATAGGAGAAAAAACCATTCCTCCAGCCGAGGAGGCAATGAAAGCTGCGGTTGCAAAGCTACTTCTAGCCAAGCATCCAGTTATCTCAGTAAACGGGAACGTCGCAGCTTTGGTACCAAAGGAAACTGTTGAACTGGCAAAGACCCTGGGAGCAAAACTTGAAGTAAATCTGTTTTATAGAACCGAGGAGAGAGTGAAGAAGATCGCAGAAGTTCTCTATGAGCACGGAGCTGAAGAGGTCTTGGGCATAAACCCAACGAAACTCATTCCAGGATTAGAAAGCGAAAGGGCAAAGGTAGATGAGAGAGGGATATGGAGGGCAGATGTTGTTCTGGTTCCTCTCGAAGATGGAGATAGAACTGAAGCCCTAGTTAGGATGGGAAAGTTTGTAATAACTGTGGATCTAAATCCGCTCTCAAGATCCGCGAGAATGGCAGATATAACAATAGTCGACAACATAATAAGGGCATATCCCAGGATGATAGAACTAGCAAAGGACATGAAATCCTGGGATAAGGAAAGGCTTCAAGCCATTGTTGGAAGATATGACAACTCCAAGGTTCTGAGCGATGTTCTGCTTCACATAAAAGATAGGCTAACTAGACTCGCAAGTGAGGGAGTATGGAGGAAAGAAAGGTTAGATTAAAAGCTTCCAACAAGTTTCCTAAGGCCAGCTATAAGCTCAGCTTCATTATCCGCATGGGAGACAACTAAAGGAACCCTTTCCTTTTCCGCAATTTTTACCGCGAGCTCGTCTAACCTCTTTACCCCATGGAGAACAACCATCGCTGGCTTAAGCCCCTGAACCCTCACCGCTATCATGGGGCTTCTCCCAGTGGTAACCTTAGTGAAAACTAGAGCCCTCTCCGTGGTCCAGCCGTACAGCTTTAAAAATTCCTCAGCAGACATTTCAAGTATAGCCTGTATGCTGTCAACGACGGTGTAGCCATAAATCTTCTTGTCCATTAAATCAGGATTTGCCACTATCTCGCCCTTAACGGCGTCGACTATGTCCTTCACTGTAACTGGGATGTTGAACTCCCTTATGTCGAGAATTGCGCTCGTTGGAATTTCTCCCCCAAGGGTTCTGCTGAAGGCCTTTATTACGTTTCCACCTCTCTTCTCGTCTATCTCTATTAAAGCCTCAACGAACTTTCTTATCGTCGATGCTCCCGGACTCTTCCGTCTCCCACCTTCATAATCACTGATCACGGAAGAAGAAACCCCAAGATATTCGGCAAGTTCAGTCTGACTTATTCCGAATATCTCCCTCCACTTTCTCATGGTTTTACCTGGATCAGGGGATAGGACAATCTCACCAGCTATCCTTCTAGCAAGAGCCTCTTTCTCCTTTTCGAACATGATAGTATTTTAACTAGAATGAATATAAACGTTTCGGCAATTGCCTAAATTCCCAAAGAATTCAAAAGCTCTTTCAACTTCTTGAAGTCCTCTTTTAGCTCTTCCCTCAGCTGGGGCCTATATAAAGCAACTGCGGGATGGTACATTGGGATTATGTAGACCTTCCCAAAGAGTGTTCTAGCTTCAAACACCTTCCCGTGGATCTTGCTTATTCCCTCAACTGAAAAGCCAAACTTCTTCAGAATATAGGAGGTGGAGAAGCGACCTAAGGTCACTATTACCTTTGGCCTTATTATATCTATTTGAGCATCAAGGTAGGGGGAACACGCTCTTATCTCCTCCTCAGTTGGATCTCTATTGTTTGGAGGCCTGCACTTAACTATGTTCGTTATGTAAACATCCTTTCTGCTAAGGCCTATGGAGGCAAGCAACTCATCGAGAACTTTCCCTGCCTTACCAACGAAGGGCAAGCCCTGCTGATCCTCCCAGTATCCTGGAGCTTCCCCAACGAACATTAGCTTGGCATCGTAGCTTCCCGAGCCAGAAACGGGATTAGTCCTCAATTGCCAGAGCGGACACTTCCTGCAATTCCTAATTTTCTCCTCGAGCTTCTTCATTAATTCCTCCTTTGAGGGCACAAGGATCACCTTTTAAGTGGTAGCCTTGCCTGGGAGAGATAAGCTTGAAGGAGCTCAACCCACGCAGTATAGTAACCTCTCTCATAATCGTCTCTGAACTCCTGGTTCTTTATTTCCTCAAACTGCTCAAGTAGCTTCTTTATTTCTTCAGGGTTAGGATCGTTTATGAGCCTGACTATTAAAGAATCAGGATCATTGTCTTTGATTGCACTCATAAATCCACTTATAGCTTTAAGATATCCCCTACCCCATTCATCTTCCTTTACAAGTTTCGCCAGCTTATCAAGATGTGATTTAGCCTTATCAAAATCTCTCCTAAGGAGAGCTCTTAAGAACATTTCCATCCTCATTTCCCTTGCAGGCATCACCTCACCTCCTAAGTCTCTGAATGAGGTCATCCTTAGGTGGTAAATTGTTGAATACCTTTGGATCTTTAACTTTGACAAGGATAGGAATAGTATCATCAAACATCTTGAGAACCTTTCCAAAGGGAATTTTGCCCTCGCCCGGTAGTAAATGGAGGTCACCCACACCGTATGCTAGGGCATCCTCTGGCTCAACTTGGGGAAACATCTTTCCAAAGTTATCATGGACAAGTAAAAGGATAGTTTTCTCGATACCTAGCCTTACATCTTCAAGTAGCTTATTTT from Pyrococcus kukulkanii includes the following:
- a CDS encoding SPL family radical SAM protein, which translates into the protein MYIRPFDPWKSKLCTCPFKYTLNPYTGCDHACVYCYITSYIPKAFKVRTKEGLLPSLERELRKFDKRFIIAMSYSSDPYPTVEEKLGVTRKVLELFKRYDVRCLLLTKSNIFERDIDILSELRCAVGITVTTVDERKASLLEPNAPSPRDRIKALKKAKKAGIPVYARIDPIIPFYTWEDFEKTLKALNFVSHITVSTLKLRPDIGARMRAKFPELMRKLEPLYTERYEGYYYLKRDLRFTILQRARELIERRGITFGSCREGYYSYPTCDGSHLVP
- a CDS encoding 4-phosphopantoate--beta-alanine ligase; translation: MVKIPKSHPRYWSLYYREKIIEGMEKGITAKAGLIAHGRGEAFDYLIGEKTIPPAEEAMKAAVAKLLLAKHPVISVNGNVAALVPKETVELAKTLGAKLEVNLFYRTEERVKKIAEVLYEHGAEEVLGINPTKLIPGLESERAKVDERGIWRADVVLVPLEDGDRTEALVRMGKFVITVDLNPLSRSARMADITIVDNIIRAYPRMIELAKDMKSWDKERLQAIVGRYDNSKVLSDVLLHIKDRLTRLASEGVWRKERLD
- a CDS encoding helix-turn-helix domain-containing protein, whose amino-acid sequence is MFEKEKEALARRIAGEIVLSPDPGKTMRKWREIFGISQTELAEYLGVSSSVISDYEGGRRKSPGASTIRKFVEALIEIDEKRGGNVIKAFSRTLGGEIPTSAILDIREFNIPVTVKDIVDAVKGEIVANPDLMDKKIYGYTVVDSIQAILEMSAEEFLKLYGWTTERALVFTKVTTGRSPMIAVRVQGLKPAMVVLHGVKRLDELAVKIAEKERVPLVVSHADNEAELIAGLRKLVGSF
- the udg gene encoding type-4 uracil-DNA glycosylase, with protein sequence MKKLEEKIRNCRKCPLWQLRTNPVSGSGSYDAKLMFVGEAPGYWEDQQGLPFVGKAGKVLDELLASIGLSRKDVYITNIVKCRPPNNRDPTEEEIRACSPYLDAQIDIIRPKVIVTLGRFSTSYILKKFGFSVEGISKIHGKVFEARTLFGKVYIIPMYHPAVALYRPQLREELKEDFKKLKELLNSLGI